The Streptomyces sp. NBC_00236 DNA window GCCGCCTGGGTGAGCCCGGAGCAGTCGTACGAGGCCGGGCCGGTCGCCCCCCAGACGTACGGCTTGCCGAGCTGCGCCCTGGCGAACGCCATGACCTTCTCGGCCTTGGTCGAGGCGTCGGCGTCCGAACCCGAGCCCGAGCCGGTCCCGGTTCCGGTGCCTGCCCCCGTGCCGCTGCCGGCCTCCTCGGCGGCCTCCTCGGCCGCCGCGGCCTCGCGGTCGGCCTCGGCCTTCGCGGCGGCCTGCTTCTTCGCCAGCTCCGCCGCCTTGCGCTTGGCCTCCGCCTCCTTCTTGCGCTCCAGCTCGGCCAGCCGCGCCTTCTCCTCGGCTGTCAGCTTCGACAGCAGGCCGCGGGCCTCGGACAGCTTCGTCTGGACGTTCTGCTTGCTGGTGCGCAGGGTCGCCTGGGACTCGGTGAGCGTCTCCAGGCTCGCCACGGCCTCGGCCCGCTGCTCGGACGCCTTCACCTGCTGCGTACGGAAGTCCGACACCGCCCGCGTCTGGCGCTCGGTCATCCGGTCCATGAGGTGGGTCTGGTCGAAGAACGACTGCGGGTCGTCGGCCAGGAAGAAGGTGGCGGTCGGGGCGAGGGTGCCGCCGCGGTACTGGGCGGCGGCATAGGTGCCGAGCGTCCTGCGTGCCTCGTTCAGCTTCTCGGTGCGCTTGGCGACGTCGTCGAGCAGGGTGTCCACCTTGGAGCGCTGCGCCGTGGTCGCTTCCTTCGCCTGGTTGTACTGCTGGGTCGCGGTGCCCGCCTGCCGGTAGAGGTCGTCGACCTTCTTCTGTACGTCCTCGATGCTGGGCTTGGGAGCCGGGGCGGCGAGTGCGCTCTGCGTGGACAGCAGGGTCACCGAAGCCAGTGCGGCCGTCGTGATCCCGACGGCCGGGCCGGTATTGCGCACACGGGTGCGCGGTTTGCGATGCGACGCCAAGGCCGGCATCTCCTTCCGTGGACCGCCTACCGGGTTAGCTGTCGGGTTCGGGCGGAACGGAAGGCTGCCCTACGGTCCTGGTGGGGGATTTCGGACCGATTCACCCCGGTGATGCGTGTGGGTCCCCGGTTCCGGACTCCCGTGACGGACAGCCCGGATTCGGCGTGGACGCCCGCTCGGCGTGGATCGCCTCTGGGGGTACGGGCCGCCCGAACGAGCACGCTAGCCAACTCATGGTGCCGCTGTGAAGGTTGATGTTCGATATGCCCGATACATTTTCGTGACCTTGCCGGATCGGGGCGCTGCGGGGCAGGTGGGGCCCGGGGTCGCTCCACACAGTGATGCCCATCGCTCGCTCTGAGTGTCCGGTCGCCGGTGCGTGGTTGGTCACTCGGGCCCGGAGTGTCAGTGCGCACGCCTAGACTCGGGAGGCGATGAGCAGCCTCTTTGACGACAGTTTCCTGGCCGGCCTCCAGCACACGGAGGAAGGGCCCCCGCCGCCCCCCGAGGACTCCGCACCCGAAGCGGTGCCGGAGGACCTCTTCGCGGGCGTTTTCGACGGGCCCCCGCCGCCCCGCGAGGCCTACTACCGCGACGGGGCCCACCGCCCGGTCATCGACGCGGCCGCGCTGCTGGACGGGCTGAACACCGAGCAGCGCGCAGCCGTCGTGCACGCCGGGTCCCCGCTGCTCATCGTCGCCGGTGCCGGTTCGGGCAAGACCCGCGTACTGACGCACCGCATCGCCCATCTGCTGGCCGAGCGCGGCGTGCACCCCGGCCAGATCCTGGCGATCACCTTCACCAACAAGGCCGCCGGCGAGATGAAGGAGCGCGTCGAGCAGCTCGTCGGACCGCGGGCCAACGCCATGTGGGTCATGACCTTCCACAGCGCGTGCGTACGGATCCTGCGCCGCGAGTCGAAGCGGCTCGGCTTCACCTCCTCGTTCTCCATCTACGACGCCGCCGACTCCAAGCGCCTCATGGCCCTGGTCTGCCGCGATCTCGACCTCGACCCGAAGCGCTACCCGCCGAAGTCGTTCACGGCGAAGGTCTCGAACCTGAAGAACGAGCTGATCGACGAGGAGACCTTCGCCGGCCAGGCTGCCGACGGCTTCGAGAAGACACTCGCCCAGGCCTACGCGCTCTACCAGTCCCGGCTGCGCGAGGCGAACGCGCTGGACTTCGACGACATCATCATGACGACGGTGCACCTGCTCCAGGCGTTCCCCGACGTCGCCGAGCACTACCGCCGCCGCTTCCGCCACGTCCTCGTCGACGAGTACCAGGACACCAACCACGCCCAGTACACGCTCGTACGGGAACTGGTCGGCCCGGCGGGCGAGGCCGACGCCCCGGGCGAGCTGTGCGTCGTGGGTGACGCGGACCAGTCGATCTACGCCTTCCGCGGCGCGACCATCCGCAACATCCTCCAGTTCGAGGAGGACTACCCGGACGCGACGACGATCATGCTGGAGCAGAACTACCGCTCCACGCAGACGATCCTGTCCGCGGCCAACGCGGTCATCGAGCGCAACGAGAGCCGCCGCCCGAAGAACCTCTGGACGAACGCGGGCGCGGGCACCCGCATCACCGGCTATGTCGCCGACACCGAGCACGACGAGGCGCAGTTCGTCGCCGACGAGATCGACCGGCTGACCGACGCGGGCGACGCCAAGGCCGGCGACGTGGCGATCTTCTACCGGACGAACGCGCAGTCGCGTGTCTTCGAGGAGATCTTCATCCGCGTCGGCCTGCCCTACAAGGTGGTCGGCGGCGTGCGCTTCTACGAGCGCAAGGAGGTCAGGGACGTCCTGGCCTACCTCCGGGTCCTCTCCAACCCCGAGGACACCGTCCCGCTGCGCCGCATCCTGAACGTGCCCAAGCGGGGCATCGGCGACCGGGCCGAGGCGATGATCGACGCCCTGTCGATGCGCGAGAAGATCTCCTTCCCGCAGGCGCTGCGCCGGGTCGACGAGGCGTACGGCATGGCAGCCCGTTCGTCGAACGCGGTGAAGCGGTTCAACACGCTGATGGAGGAGCTCCGCACGGTCGTGGAGTCCGGCGCTGGACCTGCGGTCGTGGTGGAGGCCGTCATGGAGCGGACCGGCTATCTCGCCGAGCTCCAGGCGTCCACCGACCCGCAGGACGAGACCCGGATCGAGAACCTCCAGGAACTCGCCTCCGTCGCCCTCGAGTTCGAGCAGGAGCGGGCGGAGGACGAAGGCGCGGGCACGCTCGCCGAGTTCCTGGAGAAGGTCGCGCTCGTCGCCGACGCCGACCAGATCCCCGACGAGGACGAGGACGGCTCCGGTGTCGTCACGCTGATGACGCTGCACACCGCCAAGGGCCTCGAATTCCCGGTGGTCTTCCTGACCGGCATGGAGGACGGGGTCTTCCCGCACATGCGGGCACTCGGACAGACCAAGGAGCTGGAGGAGGAGCGGCGGCTCGCCTACGTCGGCATCACGCGCGCCCGCGAGCGGCTCTACCTCACTCGCGCGGCGATGCGCAGCGCCTGGGGCCAGCCCGCGTACAACCCGCCGTCGCGGTTCCTGGAGGAGATCCCGGACCAGCACCTGGAGTGGAAGCGCAAGGGCCCCATGGCGGCACCGGCCGGGCCGACGTCGGGCATCACCTCGTCGCGCTCCGCGTCCCGTGCGCGCTCCGGCCCCTCGGGCTTCGCGACCCGGCGGACCTCGGACAAGCCGACGATCACCCTGGTGGCCGGTGACCGGGTCACCCACGACCAGTTCGGTCTGGGCACGGTGACGGCGGTCG harbors:
- a CDS encoding C40 family peptidase encodes the protein MPALASHRKPRTRVRNTGPAVGITTAALASVTLLSTQSALAAPAPKPSIEDVQKKVDDLYRQAGTATQQYNQAKEATTAQRSKVDTLLDDVAKRTEKLNEARRTLGTYAAAQYRGGTLAPTATFFLADDPQSFFDQTHLMDRMTERQTRAVSDFRTQQVKASEQRAEAVASLETLTESQATLRTSKQNVQTKLSEARGLLSKLTAEEKARLAELERKKEAEAKRKAAELAKKQAAAKAEADREAAAAEEAAEEAGSGTGAGTGTGTGSGSGSDADASTKAEKVMAFARAQLGKPYVWGATGPASYDCSGLTQAAWKAAGVDIPRTTWDQVNVGTRIATEDLRPGDLVFFYDDISHVGIYKGDGMMIHAPKPGANVREESIYYMPIYGSVRPG
- the pcrA gene encoding DNA helicase PcrA, with amino-acid sequence MSSLFDDSFLAGLQHTEEGPPPPPEDSAPEAVPEDLFAGVFDGPPPPREAYYRDGAHRPVIDAAALLDGLNTEQRAAVVHAGSPLLIVAGAGSGKTRVLTHRIAHLLAERGVHPGQILAITFTNKAAGEMKERVEQLVGPRANAMWVMTFHSACVRILRRESKRLGFTSSFSIYDAADSKRLMALVCRDLDLDPKRYPPKSFTAKVSNLKNELIDEETFAGQAADGFEKTLAQAYALYQSRLREANALDFDDIIMTTVHLLQAFPDVAEHYRRRFRHVLVDEYQDTNHAQYTLVRELVGPAGEADAPGELCVVGDADQSIYAFRGATIRNILQFEEDYPDATTIMLEQNYRSTQTILSAANAVIERNESRRPKNLWTNAGAGTRITGYVADTEHDEAQFVADEIDRLTDAGDAKAGDVAIFYRTNAQSRVFEEIFIRVGLPYKVVGGVRFYERKEVRDVLAYLRVLSNPEDTVPLRRILNVPKRGIGDRAEAMIDALSMREKISFPQALRRVDEAYGMAARSSNAVKRFNTLMEELRTVVESGAGPAVVVEAVMERTGYLAELQASTDPQDETRIENLQELASVALEFEQERAEDEGAGTLAEFLEKVALVADADQIPDEDEDGSGVVTLMTLHTAKGLEFPVVFLTGMEDGVFPHMRALGQTKELEEERRLAYVGITRARERLYLTRAAMRSAWGQPAYNPPSRFLEEIPDQHLEWKRKGPMAAPAGPTSGITSSRSASRARSGPSGFATRRTSDKPTITLVAGDRVTHDQFGLGTVTAVEGIGDQAKATVDFGDARPKKLLLRYAPVEKL